GTTTGGCCAGTTATGCGCTTGAAAGCATTATAAAATGAAGAACGTGCGTTGAAGCCCACGTCATAGGTGATCGTCAAAATTGATTGGTCGGTTGTCGTTAGCAGATTTTTGGCCTCTGCGATGCGGTACCCATTCACAAAGTCAAAAAAGCTCTCCCCTATCTCTTCGTTGAGCGTCTGAGAGACGTAGTTTGGTGATGCGCCGATATGCCGGGCCAAGGCCCAAAGCGACAGGTTTGGATCCCTGTGCAGATGGTCAACCTCCATGGACGCCCGGAGCTTACGACCAAGTCGATGTGATGCCTCAGCACTCAGCGCTGACTTTTCGTATTTGCTGGGTGACTGACCCTTGGTCGGTTCAGGTGTATTCTGATCATCATCAGGGACCAAGGGCGGGCGTTGCCGCAATCCCCAGAGCACTGTAGCCGCAACAACAGTCAGACCCGCGAGGCTCGCAATGTTGATGAAGACAGGCGGCACCGCCGTGTCCGCAGCGTCAATCACCACGAGGAGCAGAACAGTTTGAGCCAGCCAGAACAACGCATAAAACCCGCAAATCACATAGATCCAGCGTAGTTCGTGTTCTTCGGTGCTGGCATAGACGTCGCGCAGCCTTTGACGGAACGCCATCAACCGCCGCCAGATCAGGAAAAGGTAAACCGCAATCTGAGGATACACAGCGAGTTGAAGCAAGCCAAAGCCAAGCACAACAGCCATGCTCCAGCCCGTGTCCATCTTTGGTTCATCTGCACTCAGGATGGCTTGGACATCTGGTGGAGATAGTAACACCAACACGGTCAGAACCACCGCAAGGCCCGGCAATACGAAATGTCGAAGACGGTTTTGCGGCTGTTGTTGTGACGAAGATGTCAGCGTGAACACATAGATCCAAAAGAGTGGCGCGAGGAAGAATGAGCTCGGCCAGACCGCGACATCGATCATTGCGTCCAACGAGCTTGGCTCTGCCTCAATCAACCGCCTGAAGGCATCAGGAATATTGTTGATGGCCACCGTTGCGAGGAACGCGGCAAAGCTTGCGCTCACGCGGAACTCTCTCGACTGCATCAAGCAAAATACAGCACCAAAAACCGCGATTGCGAACGTGCCGGTCGCAGCCAATTCAATGATGATATCATCCATTCTGTAATCTCTCTCAAAGACGTCAAAGACACCAGACCGCAATGATTGCAGGATAGGCATGCACAGGATCTTCGAGACTAATGGGCCAAGAGTTGCTCTGTGTAGCTCTCGATCGCGCCATTTCGGTTTGTGACCGCCGCGCGGACCTGACCAGTGTTAAGGTCGGCGGCCACAATCGAGTCAAAGCCAAAGTTGCGCCCTTCATGTGAGATCGTTGGGCCGGCGGAGACAAAGACGCCTAGGCCAACCTTGCGGCATACAGGCGTCACCATGCGTTCGGCCAACGCCATGGGGATGATGGCATGACGGGTACCAGCCAGCGCTTGCAGAACCCCGTGAAAGAGGTTCGCAAGGTCCGAGGCCGTCGCCCAAAGCCCAGCTGCAGCACTTTCCGGGTGTCTCATGTAACCACCTTCGACCGCCTGACCGTTCTCATAAGATCCATACGCAAAGGGCCGGGTCGGAGTGATGGCAAATGTCGCATGAGAAGCCCCGACAGGTCTGAGCACCTCATTCGTGGTGTAGGTTGCGAAATCCGTGCCTGTTATGTCTTCGATCAGGGACTGCAGGACCATCGTACCACCTCCGCTGTATCTAAAACGTCCGAATATTCTGCGTTGCGCCAAGATCGGATCAGAGTTTGCAACGCCACGCCCGGTCAAAATATCGTTCAATGTCGGGAGCTTGCCTGTCGGGCCATAGCCCGCAAACCCGTGAACCGTCGTTCCCGCCGTATGCGACATCAGTTCAGCAATCGTCGCAACGGCACCTCTTGGCCCTGGCAATTGCCAGCGCGTCAAATACCGATTGACTGGCATATCAAGATCGACACGTCCGTCGCGCACGAGGGTCATGACTGCAAGGGCGGTCGCCGTCTTCGAGCACGAGCCCACCTGAAACAGCGTCTCGTCATCAACTGCGCTTTGACTGTGCGCCATACCGTTATGCCGCGCGGTTAGAAGCCCATTATTGATCGCGGCAACTTGGTAGCCGTGGCGCTGGGAAACCGCAGTTTCGGCCAACGTCAAACGCGGCAAGTGTGCCAAGATCGTTGCCAATCCAACAGAATTAAATTTACGTCGATTCATGTTTCATTTGTCCTCAATCCTAAGTGGCCACCATTTACAGTGGTGGTGGGACTGACTTTGGTTGCGACCTTTCAATAGTCGCCCGGACCTATAGGATTGGACAAAAACTGCGCCCAAAAGACGGCGCTGCCTTCCATGGTTTCAAATCAACACAGCGAGTGTCAGCAAAGCATGCTGCCACCGAAGCATTGCGAAGGGCCGTTGAATGCCGACTAGGTAGCACAAGAAAACAACCAACTACGTGCTGCTCCGCGACAGTAAGGTACGGATGTCAGTGCGGCTCGATCACAAATGCATCTTCATCACCGTCTGTTTCGCCTTCGTATCATGCACCATATGGTTTCGATTGCCATTCAGGGTTTCCTCTACAAAATGGCTATGATACTAAACGATGAGCGAACGTTCGTTCGTATCTGAAACATTTTGCGGACAGGTCAAGATGAGCAAAGAGAAAGGCAAGCGGGAAATGGCTTCCGACGCGCGGCGGAAGCTTCTGATGGAAGCGGCAATCACCTGTTTTGTCGAAAGCGGGATCTCCCGGACCAGCATGCGCGACATCGCAGGAAAGGCCGGGGTCAGCATCGGCAATCTCTACAACCACTTTCCGGGGCGTGATGATCTGATCGCGGAAATCGCAAAGATGGACGCGGCAGATCTGGCCGGCGTGGTGGCACAGGTCGCAGAATGCGACACCGCACAGAATGCCGTTGATACCTTCGTCAAAAACTACTTTGTCTACTGCGCCGACCCTGTTTCGGCGGTCTTGACGGTCGAGATCACATCGGAGGCCCTGCGCAACCCTGCGATTGAAAATCTGTTCAGCGGCAATCGGGCAATGTTGGTAGACACCCTGGCAAGGACCATCTCCGGGTGCGGACTGGAAAAAACCCGCGCCACTGAAACATCCGGTCTGGTCCTCGATACCATAGAGGGCTTTGCTCTGCGTGTCGGGCTGGCTGGAAAGAAGCCGCGCAAGCGGGATGTCGAGGCGCTGCTGTCGTTCGTGCGCAGTACGTTGCCGCGCCACGACGACTGAAATGCGCCGCGTGGCTGTCATCGTCGCCGGACTTGTTATGCTGGTCCTGTTCGGTGTCGGGCTGATCTTCACATTTTCACGGCTCGGGGACTTCGAGCTACCGCAGGACAACCAGCAGACCGTGGCGTTCTCTCAGGGCGGCAACACATTGGAAGGCACGCTGATCACCGCGTCGGGCGATGGCCCTGTCGTGCTGCTGGTCCATGGCGACGGGCCGCAAGACCGTTGGTCCAGCGGTGGCTATCTGCCGCTCGTTAACACTCTGCTGGATGCGGGGATTTCAGTATTCAGCTGGGACAAACCCGGCGTTGGCACGTCCACGGGCAACTGGCTGCACCAATCCATGAACGACCGCGCGGACGAAACTCTCGCGGCGATCGAAGCGCTCCGGCAATTGCAGGGGGCCGGTCAGCGGCCCATCGGCCTGCTGGGATTTTCACAAGCAGGCTGGGTCTTGCCGCACGTGCCAGCGCTGACAGATGATGTATCGTTTTTACTCCTGATGGGCGGCGCGATTAACTGGCAGTCTCAAGGCCGCTACTACGCAACCATCCGACTGGAACGAGAAGGCAAGACGCCAGCCGAAATTGCGACAGAGCTGACACGGCAGGCGAAAGCGCACCGTGTCTGGTTCGGGGACGACGCGACATATGATGAATATCTGGCAGCAGAACGCTCCGCCGGTCAGCGGGAGGACAGCACTCTATCCAAAGACAGATTCCTCTTTGCCCGACTGAACCATCACGAGGATGCCCGCAGCGATATTGCTGGACTCACCCTGCCAGTGCTGGTGTTGTCCGGGGCCGATGACCTGAACGCAGATCCGCAGGAGACGGTCTCAGCCTACAGGTCTCTGCTGAACGGGGTGCATACGCAGAGCAGGTTCCACATTGTGCCGGACGCCACCCATTCGCTGCTCTCGGCAAGACGGTACAACTATCAACGCCTCGATCAATGGCCCTTCACGACACAGGCAAGATTCCTTTTGTCGGGTCGCAATGCCTATGCGGATGGTGTTCTGAAAACCGCGACAGACTGGATTGTCGAAGTTTCAACGGCCACGCACAAAAACTAGAAATTCTTATCTCAACGAAGGTCTTGCGTAAACAAATCCATACGCCTAAATATGAACGAACGTTCACTCATTTATTGCTGCCGCGATAACTACCTCTCCGCAGGCTTAACAGGTAAAAAGGTCATGATAAGAGAAACAACCGAACAGCGCGCCAAGGCAACAATGTGGCTCTGGATTGTGCTGGCGTTCGGTCTGTTGGCGGCCGTAGTCGTGCTCTTGTCCAAGGTCGAGGACACGGCAGATGTGGCCAGAAGTAAGACAGCAACTCCATTGCAGCCTGTATCGGCACGCGTAGTGAACGTTGCAGATACTGAGGCCTCGATCGAGGTTTGGGCCGAAGTGCGCCCGCGCTGGTCGGCTGAAATTCGTGCCACCGTAGGGGGACATGTGATCGAGGTAAGCAATGCAGCTCTTGCCGGTCAGCGTGTCGATACCGGAACAACCCTGTTTCAGATCGAGCGGATTCATTACGAGACAGCCGTGGCAACAGGAGAGCTTGCGCTTTCAGAAGCGCAGCTGGCCTTGCTCCGTGCGCAGAACAAAACGACGCTTGCGCAAAAACGGTTCGAGCGTGATGGAATTGAACCGCCAAATGAGCTCGCGCTGCATCTCCCCGAATTGCGGATTGCTGAAAGCGGAGTTGCATCCGCCGAAGCACAACTGCGCGCGGCAGTGCGGCAGCTTGATGAAACCACCGTCACCGCCCCCTTTTCCGGCTTTGTCACCAATAGGATGATCAGCCTTGGTCAAACAGTTGCAGCAGGGGAGCCCATGGTGACGCTGGTTGACGGAACGATGTTTGAATTGACGCTAGAGGTATCCCGCGAAAACTGGGCGCTGCTGGATCATCCGATTTCAGGCCAGACCACACGGATTGAAGATATGGCAGGTAACCTGCTGGGGACTGCCACCGTCCGCGAGGGCGGCGGATTTCTGGACCCGCAGACCCGCCAATACCGCATCTTTCTGGAGGTCGCCGGAGGCGAAAACCAAGCGATCTTATCAGGCGATTTTGTCCGTGTTGTCCTTTCTGGCCGCATGTTTCCCAACACGCTCAACGTCCCCGAAACGGCACTGACCCGCGAGGGGCATATGTGGTTCATTGATCCAGATAACCG
This DNA window, taken from Sulfitobacter pacificus, encodes the following:
- a CDS encoding helix-turn-helix domain-containing protein yields the protein MDDIIIELAATGTFAIAVFGAVFCLMQSREFRVSASFAAFLATVAINNIPDAFRRLIEAEPSSLDAMIDVAVWPSSFFLAPLFWIYVFTLTSSSQQQPQNRLRHFVLPGLAVVLTVLVLLSPPDVQAILSADEPKMDTGWSMAVVLGFGLLQLAVYPQIAVYLFLIWRRLMAFRQRLRDVYASTEEHELRWIYVICGFYALFWLAQTVLLLVVIDAADTAVPPVFINIASLAGLTVVAATVLWGLRQRPPLVPDDDQNTPEPTKGQSPSKYEKSALSAEASHRLGRKLRASMEVDHLHRDPNLSLWALARHIGASPNYVSQTLNEEIGESFFDFVNGYRIAEAKNLLTTTDQSILTITYDVGFNARSSFYNAFKRITGQTPSYFRKNMSRPAGLDDISA
- a CDS encoding serine hydrolase domain-containing protein, which gives rise to MNRRKFNSVGLATILAHLPRLTLAETAVSQRHGYQVAAINNGLLTARHNGMAHSQSAVDDETLFQVGSCSKTATALAVMTLVRDGRVDLDMPVNRYLTRWQLPGPRGAVATIAELMSHTAGTTVHGFAGYGPTGKLPTLNDILTGRGVANSDPILAQRRIFGRFRYSGGGTMVLQSLIEDITGTDFATYTTNEVLRPVGASHATFAITPTRPFAYGSYENGQAVEGGYMRHPESAAAGLWATASDLANLFHGVLQALAGTRHAIIPMALAERMVTPVCRKVGLGVFVSAGPTISHEGRNFGFDSIVAADLNTGQVRAAVTNRNGAIESYTEQLLAH
- a CDS encoding efflux RND transporter periplasmic adaptor subunit encodes the protein MIRETTEQRAKATMWLWIVLAFGLLAAVVVLLSKVEDTADVARSKTATPLQPVSARVVNVADTEASIEVWAEVRPRWSAEIRATVGGHVIEVSNAALAGQRVDTGTTLFQIERIHYETAVATGELALSEAQLALLRAQNKTTLAQKRFERDGIEPPNELALHLPELRIAESGVASAEAQLRAAVRQLDETTVTAPFSGFVTNRMISLGQTVAAGEPMVTLVDGTMFELTLEVSRENWALLDHPISGQTTRIEDMAGNLLGTATVREGGGFLDPQTRQYRIFLEVAGGENQAILSGDFVRVVLSGRMFPNTLNVPETALTREGHMWFIDPDNRLVRLSPDIIFRRADHIVIHAPNGDAPWRLAVTPLASFLPGQLVAPRIAGDG
- a CDS encoding TetR/AcrR family transcriptional regulator is translated as MSKEKGKREMASDARRKLLMEAAITCFVESGISRTSMRDIAGKAGVSIGNLYNHFPGRDDLIAEIAKMDAADLAGVVAQVAECDTAQNAVDTFVKNYFVYCADPVSAVLTVEITSEALRNPAIENLFSGNRAMLVDTLARTISGCGLEKTRATETSGLVLDTIEGFALRVGLAGKKPRKRDVEALLSFVRSTLPRHDD
- a CDS encoding alpha/beta hydrolase family protein, producing MLVLFGVGLIFTFSRLGDFELPQDNQQTVAFSQGGNTLEGTLITASGDGPVVLLVHGDGPQDRWSSGGYLPLVNTLLDAGISVFSWDKPGVGTSTGNWLHQSMNDRADETLAAIEALRQLQGAGQRPIGLLGFSQAGWVLPHVPALTDDVSFLLLMGGAINWQSQGRYYATIRLEREGKTPAEIATELTRQAKAHRVWFGDDATYDEYLAAERSAGQREDSTLSKDRFLFARLNHHEDARSDIAGLTLPVLVLSGADDLNADPQETVSAYRSLLNGVHTQSRFHIVPDATHSLLSARRYNYQRLDQWPFTTQARFLLSGRNAYADGVLKTATDWIVEVSTATHKN